CCACCGTGATCCAGTTCTGCATCGCCTATGTGGCGTGGTTCGCGGCGCTGGCGCGGCTGCCGGCGTCGGTGGCGGCGATCGGCACCATGGCGGTGCCTGTGATCGGCGTGGTGGCCTCGGCGGTGGCGCTGCACGAGCCGCTCGGCCCCGGCCAGATCGCGGCATTGATCTTCACGCTCGCGGGCGTGGTACTGGCGACGCGGTCATGACGGCTTCGCCCAGCACGCGCGCGGCGCACCGGATCTCGCCGCTCGGTCTTCTGTTCCTCGCCGTCACCTCGGTCGGCTGGGGGCTGAATTTCCCGATCATGAAGAACCTGCTCTCGGAGTGGCCGCCGCTGTCGTCGCGCGGGCTGAGCGGCCTGATCGGCGCTGCGGCGCTGGCGCTGTTCGCGGTGGCGCGGCGGGAGAGCCTGGCCGCGCCGCGGCCGATGTGGTCGCGGCTGGTCCTGGTATCGGTGCTGACGATCGGCGGCTGGGTCGCCTTCATGGGGCTGGCGCTGTTGTGGCTCAATGCCAGCGAGGCGGCGGTGCTCGCGATTTCGATACCGGTGTGGGTGGCGCTATTGGCGTGGCCGGTGCTGGGCGAGCGGCTGTCGCTGCTGCGGGCGATTTCGCTCGCCGTCGCGCTCGCCGGCATCGCCGTGCTGATCGGCGGCAACGGTATCGACGCCAGCCTGGAAAAGCTGCCGGGATTCCTGTGCGTGCTGGCGGGCGCGATCAGCGTCGCGCTCGGGACCGTCCTGACCAAGCATTTCCCGCTGGCGATGCCGCCGCTGTCGCTGGCGGCCTGGCAGATCGGCATCGGCTGCCTGCCGATCGCGATCGTCGGGCTGATCGTCGAGCAGCCGCATCTGGCGGCGCTGTCCAGCGTCGGCTGGGCGTCGATGGCCTATATGACGCTGATCCAGTTCTGCCTGTGTTACGTCTGCTGGTTCGCCGCACTGGAGCGATTGCCGGCGGCGACCGCATCGATCGGCACCCTGCTGGTGCCTGTGATCGGCGTGCTGTCGGCCGGCGCCATGCTGCACGAGCCGCTGGGATTTCGCGAAATCACGGCATTGGTGGTGACGCTCGGCGGCGTCACCATGGCGCTGCGGTCCTGAGAAAAAGGACGGCGCATCGGCGATGCACCGTCCTTGAAGTCCGGAACGCCCGGATGCTGTTTACGGGCAGGGGTGCCGCAAGCCGTCATAGCCGAGATAGGTGCCCGATCGCGGATCGTAGGAGCGATAGGTCTGCATGCAGTAGGCCACCGCGTCGTCGCCGACCGGAGGCGCCACCGCGACCGCGCCGTCGTCATAGTATCCGTCGTCGTAATAGCCGTACGGTGCTGCGCCATAATAGCCGTAGCTCTGCGACGCCAGCGCGCCGCCGATGACGCCGCCGATCACCGCGCCGGGGATGAAGCCGCCGCCACCATGGTAGTGGTGGCGCCGATAGCCGCCGGCGTAACCGCCGCCGTGCCAGTTTCCGCCGCCGCCGCTAAAGCGCGGTCCCGGAGCGCCGCCGACGTATCCGCCGCCGCCGCCACCGAATTTCATGCCGCCGCCACCGCCGATGGCCGGGCCGCCGCCGCGAAAACCACCGCCACCGCCACCGCCACCGCCGCCAACGGCAACGCCGCCACCGCCCTTATCTTGCGCGAAGCTCTCGCCAGGTGCTGCCAGCGGCAACACCAGGGCCATCGCTGCGGCGATACTCAAAACCTTCAGATCGATCATTCTCGGCTCCATCCACCGGACTTCGTTTAAACCCTCGGGGAGGGCGGACGTTCCCGGGCCCGGCACCCATCGTGCGCGGCCTCCAGACTGCCCAATGGGAACTGTATCCTGAATGAACAAATTAAGCCCTTTCCGCGACATCCGGTCACTTAAAGGTGTTGGCTGCGGCCCCGGCCGGTCCGGGCGAGGCCGGACGAAACTGGACAATCGGGCCTGCC
The sequence above is drawn from the Bradyrhizobium sediminis genome and encodes:
- a CDS encoding DMT family transporter — protein: MTASPSTRAAHRISPLGLLFLAVTSVGWGLNFPIMKNLLSEWPPLSSRGLSGLIGAAALALFAVARRESLAAPRPMWSRLVLVSVLTIGGWVAFMGLALLWLNASEAAVLAISIPVWVALLAWPVLGERLSLLRAISLAVALAGIAVLIGGNGIDASLEKLPGFLCVLAGAISVALGTVLTKHFPLAMPPLSLAAWQIGIGCLPIAIVGLIVEQPHLAALSSVGWASMAYMTLIQFCLCYVCWFAALERLPAATASIGTLLVPVIGVLSAGAMLHEPLGFREITALVVTLGGVTMALRS
- a CDS encoding BA14K family protein encodes the protein MIDLKVLSIAAAMALVLPLAAPGESFAQDKGGGGVAVGGGGGGGGGGFRGGGPAIGGGGGMKFGGGGGGYVGGAPGPRFSGGGGNWHGGGYAGGYRRHHYHGGGGFIPGAVIGGVIGGALASQSYGYYGAAPYGYYDDGYYDDGAVAVAPPVGDDAVAYCMQTYRSYDPRSGTYLGYDGLRHPCP